Proteins found in one Pseudomonas marvdashtae genomic segment:
- a CDS encoding GumC family protein: MNPKENYLHEFFRIFFANKQWVKRVFLIFAVIALVLPLMLKQSFDITAQVIVQSKKLSQGDATTSLNQESATFVPPSLADMETETNILRSPALIRETIQTLRDQGEYTPSPGALNKWVSEPLKRYITQPLREYVINPLRDGLGLEVDPVRDTVLDTLTDEAIENLKIETLPGSNVISIVYSFGDPAQGTRFVAQLLQNYLTGRQDLQSIELPQTFYEQKKVQYQTRLDGLEGNRLTLLEGVGSSDPKEEITFRLNAINTEEQALNQYQDRLLQGQRWLDYLKTALAAANSSRFNDYTFPFTFTTTVDNVAFDDREIRQMGEQLTSQVGRYMNDLAIFQPSSEPMLLAREQIMRTRQQFLKVVNNRIQERTTDLAVVSSVINQKVERIATFKERIHQLQETQSKLRQMDTEINALHAAFSTYAQRFAEASSARSLDNDLSNARVLSPPFEPTAAAFPKPVLIIAFGLFSGLLLAIALVYVREFFDHRFKHPAQIGHQLDLPVLLVINEQSPEQLNPHRNWSLPSLVHWVKN, translated from the coding sequence GCCGTGATCGCCCTGGTGCTGCCGTTGATGCTCAAGCAGAGCTTCGATATCACCGCCCAAGTGATCGTCCAGTCGAAAAAGCTCTCCCAAGGCGACGCCACGACTTCGCTGAACCAGGAAAGCGCGACGTTCGTTCCACCGTCCTTGGCGGACATGGAAACCGAGACCAACATCCTGCGCTCGCCGGCGTTGATTCGCGAAACCATCCAGACCCTGCGCGACCAGGGTGAATACACCCCAAGCCCGGGTGCCCTCAACAAGTGGGTGAGCGAACCGCTCAAGCGCTACATCACCCAGCCATTGCGTGAGTACGTCATCAACCCGCTGCGCGACGGCCTGGGGCTTGAGGTCGATCCGGTACGCGACACCGTGCTGGATACGCTGACCGACGAGGCCATCGAAAACCTCAAGATCGAGACCCTGCCCGGCTCCAACGTCATCTCCATCGTCTACAGCTTCGGCGACCCGGCCCAGGGCACCCGGTTCGTGGCGCAATTGCTGCAGAACTACCTCACCGGTCGGCAGGACCTGCAATCGATCGAATTGCCCCAGACGTTCTACGAGCAGAAAAAAGTCCAGTACCAGACCCGCCTTGACGGCTTGGAGGGCAACCGCCTGACGCTGCTTGAAGGCGTCGGCTCTTCCGATCCCAAGGAAGAAATCACTTTCCGCTTGAATGCGATCAACACCGAAGAGCAAGCCCTGAACCAGTACCAGGATCGCCTGCTGCAAGGCCAACGCTGGCTGGATTACCTCAAGACCGCCCTGGCGGCGGCGAACAGCTCGCGGTTCAACGACTACACCTTCCCGTTCACCTTCACCACCACCGTGGATAACGTTGCCTTCGACGATCGGGAAATCAGGCAAATGGGCGAGCAATTGACCAGCCAGGTCGGCCGCTACATGAACGATCTGGCGATCTTCCAGCCCAGCAGCGAACCGATGTTGCTGGCCCGCGAACAGATCATGCGCACCCGCCAGCAATTCCTCAAAGTGGTGAACAACCGCATCCAGGAACGCACCACCGACCTGGCGGTGGTGAGTTCGGTGATCAATCAGAAAGTCGAACGTATCGCCACCTTCAAGGAGCGCATCCACCAGTTGCAGGAAACCCAGAGCAAGCTGCGGCAGATGGACACCGAGATCAACGCGCTGCATGCGGCATTCTCCACCTATGCCCAGCGGTTCGCCGAAGCCAGCTCTGCTCGTTCGCTGGACAACGACCTGTCCAACGCCCGAGTCTTGAGCCCGCCATTCGAACCCACCGCGGCGGCGTTTCCCAAGCCGGTGCTGATCATCGCGTTCGGCTTGTTCAGCGGCCTGTTGTTGGCGATCGCCCTGGTCTATGTACGTGAGTTCTTCGACCATCGCTTCAAGCATCCGGCGCAAATCGGCCACCAATTGGATCTACCGGTGCTGCTGGTGATCAACGAGCAGTCGCCCGAGCAACTCAACCCGCATCGCAACTGGAGCCTGCCCAGCCTTGTCCATTGGGTGAAAAATTGA